One Methylosinus sp. LW4 genomic region harbors:
- a CDS encoding outer membrane protein, protein MRFSGSCAGAGLLAATLGLLSAGSAAAADMPFFSPPEQDSQPVELGTGWYLRGDIAAARTPVLNIDGAVTANNFVNNWSAGIGFGYRYNSWLRTDVTADYQPLYSRSGASYVKTPCQTGAVGTPAGGPYTDSVGIYTNCFPYSQSRGTASVFLGNVYIDLGTWGGLTPYIGAGAGVDVLFQKAQVQWYMGNLVPYAGTTWTDPYTLGTYMANWDRSYSNTYLKFAYAFMGGFAYDITDHWAVDIGYRYLNLGSISGKDALGVSHTRKLDIQQVRLGFRYLID, encoded by the coding sequence ATGAGATTTTCCGGTTCCTGCGCCGGGGCGGGGCTGCTGGCGGCGACCCTGGGCCTTCTGTCCGCCGGCTCCGCCGCCGCCGCGGATATGCCTTTTTTCTCTCCGCCCGAGCAGGACTCCCAGCCCGTCGAGCTGGGCACCGGCTGGTATTTGCGCGGCGACATCGCCGCGGCGCGCACGCCCGTGCTGAACATCGACGGCGCGGTGACAGCGAATAATTTCGTCAACAACTGGTCGGCCGGCATCGGCTTCGGCTATCGCTACAACAGCTGGCTACGCACCGACGTCACCGCCGATTATCAGCCGCTCTACAGCCGATCGGGCGCCTCCTATGTGAAGACGCCCTGTCAGACCGGAGCGGTCGGCACGCCGGCGGGCGGACCCTACACCGACTCGGTCGGCATCTACACCAATTGCTTCCCCTATTCGCAGAGCCGCGGGACCGCCTCGGTCTTCCTCGGCAATGTCTATATCGACCTCGGCACCTGGGGCGGCCTCACGCCCTATATCGGCGCCGGCGCCGGCGTCGACGTACTGTTCCAGAAGGCCCAGGTGCAATGGTACATGGGCAATCTCGTTCCCTATGCCGGAACGACCTGGACCGACCCCTACACGCTCGGCACCTATATGGCCAATTGGGACCGCAGCTACTCCAACACCTATCTCAAATTCGCCTATGCCTTCATGGGCGGCTTCGCTTATGACATCACCGATCATTGGGCGGTGGACATCGGCTATCGCTATCTCAATCTGGGCTCGATCTCGGGCAAGGACGCGCTCGGCGTCAGCCATACCCGCAAGCTCGACATTCAGCAGGTGCGGCTCGGCTTCCGCTATCTGATCGACTGA
- a CDS encoding MDR family MFS transporter, whose product MPSFAATPLIIATALFMENLDGTVLATALPAMAADLHEDPIALKLALTSYLLSLAVFIPLSGWVADRFGARRVFRAAILVFTIGSILCGFSASLAGVVAARVVQGLGGAMMVPVGRLVLLRVAPRHDLVRALAYLTIPALIGPVVGPPLGGFIATYFHWRYIFWINVPIGLLGIALVTRYIPDLREESVPPLDIRGFLLSGFGLSSLVFGLGALGQRIVPAPAAAGLVAAGALALLLYVRHARRTPHPIIDLDLLRVPTFRASIIGGFLFRTGLGASPFLLPLMLQTSFGLTAFQSGSLTFIAAIGAMVMKTTAQPILSRFGFRRVLIVNALISAGFFFLNALFTPETPHWIIMSLLLVGGFFRSLQFTALNAIGYADIASQAMSRATSFASAGQQLALSAGVSLGAATLETARALHGGGALQLTDFDAAFLAVTAVSASSVLIFRRLAPTAGEGLTGEQPIEADGTTA is encoded by the coding sequence TTGCCTTCCTTCGCCGCCACGCCGCTCATCATCGCGACAGCGCTGTTCATGGAGAATCTCGACGGCACCGTGCTGGCCACCGCCCTGCCCGCAATGGCCGCCGATCTGCACGAAGACCCCATCGCTCTGAAGCTCGCGCTGACCTCCTATCTCCTCTCGCTCGCGGTCTTCATTCCGCTCTCCGGCTGGGTCGCCGATCGCTTCGGCGCGCGGCGGGTGTTTCGCGCGGCGATCCTCGTCTTCACCATCGGCTCCATTCTCTGCGGCTTCTCCGCCTCGCTCGCCGGCGTGGTGGCGGCGCGCGTGGTCCAGGGGCTCGGCGGGGCCATGATGGTGCCGGTCGGACGGCTGGTGCTGCTGCGCGTGGCGCCGCGTCACGATCTGGTGCGCGCGCTCGCCTATCTCACCATTCCGGCGCTGATCGGCCCGGTGGTGGGGCCTCCGCTCGGCGGCTTCATCGCCACCTATTTCCATTGGCGCTATATTTTCTGGATCAATGTGCCAATCGGCCTGCTCGGCATCGCGCTCGTCACCCGCTATATTCCCGATCTGCGCGAGGAGAGCGTCCCGCCGCTCGACATTCGCGGCTTTCTGCTCTCGGGATTCGGCCTGTCGAGCCTCGTCTTCGGCCTCGGCGCGCTCGGCCAGCGCATTGTTCCGGCGCCGGCCGCGGCGGGGCTGGTCGCCGCCGGGGCGCTCGCGCTGCTCCTCTATGTGCGCCATGCGCGACGCACGCCGCATCCGATCATCGATCTCGATCTGTTGCGCGTGCCGACCTTCCGCGCCTCCATCATCGGAGGCTTTCTGTTTCGCACGGGGCTCGGCGCCTCGCCATTCCTGCTGCCGCTGATGTTGCAGACCAGCTTCGGCCTCACGGCGTTTCAATCGGGCTCGCTGACCTTCATCGCCGCCATCGGCGCGATGGTGATGAAGACGACGGCGCAGCCCATTCTGAGCCGCTTCGGCTTTCGCCGCGTGCTCATCGTCAATGCGCTGATCTCGGCGGGCTTCTTCTTCCTCAACGCGCTGTTCACGCCGGAAACGCCGCATTGGATCATCATGAGCCTGCTGCTCGTCGGCGGCTTCTTCCGCTCGCTGCAATTCACCGCGCTGAATGCGATCGGCTACGCCGATATCGCGTCTCAGGCGATGAGCCGGGCGACGAGCTTCGCTTCGGCCGGCCAGCAATTGGCCCTGTCCGCCGGCGTCTCGCTCGGCGCCGCGACGCTCGAGACGGCGCGCGCGCTGCACGGCGGCGGCGCGCTGCAGCTCACGGATTTCGATGCGGCTTTTCTCGCGGTGACGGCGGTCTCGGCCTCCTCCGTCCTCATCTTCCGCAGGCTCGCGCCGACGGCGGGAGAGGGGCTGACCGGCGAGCAGCCGATCGAGGCCGACGGAACGACGGCCTAG
- a CDS encoding RlmE family RNA methyltransferase gives MTKSGAGGREGGRSLKERVKTARKRSLSSTLWLERQLNDPYVAQAKRDGYRSRAAYKLLEMDERYKLFAPGKRIVDLGAAPGGWSQIAATRVKSAEGKGKVVGIDLLDMEPIAGVEFTVMDFNEDTAPERIKIMLGGGADGVMSDMAANATGHKQTDHLKIVALAELAADFARDVLAPGGFFVAKVLQGGTEGQLLAALKRDFAQVRHVKPAASRADSAELYVLATGFRGG, from the coding sequence ATGACGAAATCGGGGGCAGGGGGACGCGAAGGCGGGCGCTCGCTGAAGGAGCGCGTGAAGACGGCGAGAAAGCGCTCGCTGTCCTCGACGCTCTGGCTCGAGCGCCAGCTCAACGATCCTTATGTGGCGCAGGCCAAGCGCGACGGCTATCGCTCGCGCGCTGCCTATAAGCTGCTGGAGATGGACGAGCGCTACAAGCTCTTCGCGCCCGGCAAGCGCATCGTCGATCTCGGCGCCGCGCCAGGCGGCTGGTCGCAGATCGCCGCGACGCGGGTGAAATCGGCCGAGGGCAAAGGCAAGGTCGTCGGCATCGATCTCCTCGACATGGAGCCCATCGCCGGCGTGGAATTCACCGTGATGGACTTCAATGAGGACACCGCGCCGGAGCGGATCAAGATCATGCTCGGCGGCGGCGCCGATGGCGTCATGTCGGACATGGCCGCCAACGCCACCGGCCATAAGCAGACCGATCATTTGAAGATCGTCGCGCTCGCCGAGCTGGCGGCGGATTTCGCTCGAGATGTGCTGGCGCCCGGCGGTTTCTTCGTCGCCAAAGTGCTGCAGGGCGGCACAGAGGGCCAATTGCTGGCGGCGCTGAAGCGCGATTTCGCGCAAGTGCGCCATGTGAAGCCGGCGGCGAGCCGCGCCGATTCCGCCGAGCTCTATGTTCTCGCCACCGGATTTCGCGGCGGCTGA
- a CDS encoding ABC transporter ATP-binding protein/permease has product MQRLGAAVAVFAALTLAAGVHLSDANLFLLAAAAGLCAFTTWRSAAISSFLKIFVSIFSVETIVFGAVRLLEVEGLWPASLADYALPESMSLTVAVFSIIVFGLSHIPVVREMTRIADLYFDTQDRGEASIFGLFRFGARERSIAVSMIVLLVLINQAQVGVNVRLSFFNRDFFNAIQEKNADAFWRLLLYVFTPWAFTYIISAVIEFVVQSLMIIRWRRWLTEHYVSRWLGDHTHYRMALAGSQTDNPDQRIAEDVNRFIDGGTDGYGIYSYSILLIQTLSSLVSFSIVLWGLSGNYAFPGTDIFIPGFLFWVALLYAAVGTVVTHLLGRTLSGLYFERQHREADFRFSLARLREYSEQVALLSGEKAERSSLVSRFTAIIVNYLRIVTTRKKMISFTATYGQLSPIIPYLLTAPFYFAGKINLGVMTQTSGAFDKVQDALTFFVTYYTSLANFKAVLDRLSSFDEAIERAATLSAAAPKFERGASPEIAVHDLALSLPDGRRIVEARDLVFRPAESTLLTGPSGSGKSTLFRAIAGIWPYGEGRVRTPDDANVLLLPQKPYIPIGTLAAAVAYPSAPDAFSRRAIEDALDAARLGPFKYRLDEEDAWSQRLSGGEQQRVAVARALLAEPDWLFLDEATSALDEKLEGEIYAMLRERLPNTTIVSIGHRSSLLAFHQRHIAMEQEADGTFAPREAVLA; this is encoded by the coding sequence ATGCAGAGACTCGGAGCGGCCGTCGCCGTCTTCGCGGCGCTAACGCTCGCAGCGGGCGTTCACCTTAGCGACGCCAATCTCTTCCTCCTCGCCGCGGCCGCCGGGCTCTGCGCCTTCACCACCTGGCGCAGCGCGGCGATCTCGAGCTTTCTGAAGATATTCGTCTCCATCTTCTCGGTGGAGACGATCGTCTTCGGCGCGGTGCGGCTGCTCGAGGTCGAGGGGCTGTGGCCCGCCTCCCTCGCCGATTACGCTCTGCCGGAGAGCATGTCGCTCACCGTCGCGGTCTTCTCCATCATCGTCTTCGGCCTCTCGCATATTCCCGTCGTGCGCGAGATGACGCGCATCGCCGATCTCTATTTCGACACGCAGGATCGCGGCGAGGCGAGCATATTCGGGCTCTTTCGATTCGGCGCGCGGGAGCGCAGCATCGCCGTCTCGATGATCGTGCTGCTCGTGCTCATCAATCAGGCGCAGGTCGGCGTCAATGTGCGCCTGTCCTTTTTCAATCGCGATTTCTTCAACGCGATCCAGGAGAAGAACGCCGACGCCTTCTGGCGCCTGCTGCTCTACGTCTTCACGCCCTGGGCCTTCACCTACATCATCAGCGCCGTGATCGAATTCGTCGTGCAATCGCTGATGATCATTCGCTGGCGGCGCTGGCTCACCGAGCATTATGTGTCGAGGTGGCTCGGCGATCATACGCATTATCGAATGGCGCTCGCCGGCAGCCAGACCGACAATCCCGACCAGCGCATCGCCGAGGACGTGAATCGCTTCATCGACGGCGGCACCGACGGATACGGGATCTATTCCTATTCGATCCTGCTGATCCAGACGTTGAGCTCGCTCGTCTCCTTCTCCATCGTCCTCTGGGGCCTCTCGGGCAATTACGCCTTTCCGGGCACAGACATTTTCATTCCGGGCTTTTTGTTCTGGGTGGCGCTGCTCTATGCGGCGGTCGGCACGGTGGTGACGCATCTTCTCGGCCGCACCCTGTCGGGCCTCTACTTCGAGCGCCAGCATCGCGAGGCAGATTTCCGCTTCTCGCTGGCGCGTCTGCGCGAATATAGCGAGCAGGTCGCGCTGCTCTCTGGCGAGAAGGCCGAGCGCTCCTCGCTGGTGAGCCGCTTCACGGCGATCATCGTCAACTATCTGCGCATCGTCACGACGCGCAAGAAGATGATCAGCTTCACGGCGACCTATGGGCAATTGTCGCCGATCATTCCCTATCTGCTCACCGCGCCCTTCTATTTCGCCGGCAAGATCAATCTCGGCGTGATGACGCAGACGTCCGGCGCCTTCGACAAGGTGCAGGACGCGCTGACCTTCTTCGTCACCTACTACACCTCGCTCGCCAATTTCAAAGCGGTGCTGGACCGCCTTTCCTCCTTCGACGAGGCGATCGAGCGCGCAGCGACATTGAGCGCCGCGGCGCCGAAGTTCGAGCGCGGCGCCTCGCCCGAGATCGCCGTCCATGATCTCGCTCTGTCGCTGCCGGACGGGCGGCGCATCGTCGAGGCGCGCGATCTCGTGTTCCGCCCGGCCGAATCGACGCTGCTGACCGGTCCCTCGGGCTCGGGAAAATCGACGCTGTTCCGCGCCATCGCCGGCATATGGCCCTATGGCGAGGGCCGCGTGCGCACGCCGGACGACGCCAATGTGCTGCTGCTGCCGCAAAAGCCTTATATCCCCATCGGCACGCTGGCCGCGGCCGTCGCCTATCCGAGCGCGCCCGACGCCTTCTCTCGCCGCGCGATCGAGGACGCGCTCGACGCCGCGCGGCTCGGGCCGTTCAAATATAGGCTGGACGAGGAGGACGCCTGGTCGCAGCGCCTCTCCGGCGGCGAGCAGCAGCGCGTCGCCGTCGCGCGCGCCTTGCTCGCCGAGCCCGATTGGCTGTTCCTCGACGAGGCGACCTCGGCGCTCGACGAGAAGCTCGAGGGAGAGATCTACGCCATGCTGCGCGAGCGCCTGCCCAATACGACGATCGTATCCATCGGCCATCGCTCGAGCCTGCTCGCCTTCCACCAGCGCCATATCGCGATGGAGCAGGAGGCGGACGGAACCTTCGCGCCGCGCGAAGCGGTGCTCGCATGA
- a CDS encoding phosphoserine transaminase translates to MPIQKPGVKPADPRFSSGPCSKRPGWTLDALAGAALGRSHRSPAGKAKLKEAIDLTREVLRVPASHRIAIVPASDTGAVEMALWSMIGARGVDVAAWESFSADWVTDIIEQLKPGAARSFVAPFGELPDLSKIDFDNDFVFAWNGTTAGVRVLNADFIPADRKGLTICDATSAAFAQPLDFDKLDVVTYSWQKVMGGEAAHGMLILSPRAVERLESYTPAWPLPKIFRLTKNGKLVESIFEGDTINTPSMLCVEDYLDTLKWAKSIGGLDALFARANANAKVVHDWVEKTPWFTHLAKDPATRSNTGVCLVFADPAVASLPRAEQSALAARLVGLVEKEGAGFDFGAYRDAPPGLRIWCGATVEASDVVALTQWIDWAYAEAVSQAAKAA, encoded by the coding sequence ATGCCCATCCAAAAGCCCGGCGTGAAGCCGGCCGATCCGCGTTTCTCTTCAGGTCCTTGCTCCAAGCGTCCCGGCTGGACGCTGGACGCGCTCGCCGGGGCGGCGCTCGGCCGCTCGCATCGCTCCCCGGCCGGCAAGGCGAAGCTGAAAGAGGCCATCGATCTGACGCGCGAGGTCCTTCGCGTGCCGGCGAGCCATCGCATCGCCATCGTCCCCGCCTCCGACACCGGCGCCGTCGAGATGGCGCTGTGGTCGATGATCGGCGCGCGCGGCGTCGATGTCGCGGCTTGGGAGAGCTTCAGCGCGGATTGGGTCACGGACATCATCGAGCAGCTGAAGCCGGGCGCCGCCCGCAGCTTCGTCGCCCCCTTCGGCGAATTGCCCGATCTGTCGAAGATAGACTTCGACAATGATTTCGTCTTCGCCTGGAACGGCACCACCGCCGGCGTGCGCGTGCTGAACGCCGATTTCATCCCCGCCGACCGCAAGGGGCTGACGATCTGCGACGCCACCTCGGCCGCCTTCGCGCAGCCGCTCGATTTCGACAAGCTCGATGTCGTCACCTACTCCTGGCAGAAGGTGATGGGCGGCGAGGCGGCGCATGGCATGCTGATTCTCTCGCCGCGCGCCGTGGAGCGGCTCGAGAGCTACACGCCCGCCTGGCCTCTGCCGAAGATTTTCCGCCTCACCAAGAACGGCAAGCTCGTGGAGAGCATTTTCGAGGGCGACACGATCAACACGCCCTCCATGCTCTGCGTCGAGGATTATCTCGACACGCTGAAATGGGCCAAGTCGATCGGCGGGCTCGACGCGCTGTTCGCGCGGGCGAACGCCAACGCCAAAGTGGTGCATGACTGGGTCGAGAAGACGCCCTGGTTCACCCATCTCGCCAAGGACCCGGCGACGCGCTCCAACACCGGCGTCTGCCTCGTCTTCGCCGATCCCGCCGTCGCCAGCCTGCCGCGCGCCGAGCAATCCGCGCTCGCCGCGCGCCTCGTCGGCCTCGTCGAGAAAGAAGGCGCGGGCTTCGACTTCGGCGCCTATCGCGACGCCCCGCCCGGCCTGCGCATCTGGTGCGGCGCCACGGTGGAGGCCAGCGATGTGGTCGCGCTGACGCAATGGATCGACTGGGCCTATGCCGAGGCGGTCTCACAGGCCGCCAAAGCGGCTTGA
- a CDS encoding Nramp family divalent metal transporter, which translates to MHAVSPEISATLGATRSDMRGSVRVPRETVGFRRLFIFLGPGYLVATGYMDPGNWATALAGGSKFGAALLFVAVLSSLMAIVLQSLTARLGLATGLDLASACRRQFPRSASVGLWLLAEAGILATDLAEVIGTAIGLQLLFGLPLAAGVVVTLLDTFLVLAFERLGFRKIELFVVAMLGIIALAFGGQLLLARPDLHEVAAGLVPSRALIENPEMLYIGLGILGATVMPHNLFLHSYIVQTRAVGASSAERREAIDFAIFDSSLALLFALVINGSILVLAAAVFHASGHTEVAELGQAYTLIAPLLGAPIAAKLFAIALIACGLNSTVTATLAGQIVMEGFVELRMKPALRRLVTRLIAIVPAVGVTLISGEQATGRLLVLSQVVLSFTLPFAVVPLVWFTASRRLMGELAAPRRSTIVAAVIAVAIIALNGKLIFDAIAG; encoded by the coding sequence ATGCACGCCGTCTCGCCCGAAATTTCCGCCACGCTCGGCGCGACGCGCAGCGACATGCGCGGCTCGGTGCGCGTGCCGCGCGAGACCGTCGGCTTTCGCCGCCTCTTCATCTTCCTCGGGCCGGGCTATCTCGTCGCCACCGGCTATATGGACCCCGGCAATTGGGCGACCGCCCTCGCCGGCGGCTCCAAATTCGGCGCGGCCCTGCTCTTCGTCGCCGTTCTGTCCAGCCTCATGGCCATTGTGCTGCAATCGCTGACAGCGCGGCTCGGCCTCGCCACCGGCCTCGATCTCGCCAGCGCCTGTCGTCGCCAGTTTCCGCGCTCCGCCTCGGTCGGGCTCTGGCTGCTGGCCGAGGCCGGCATATTGGCGACCGATCTCGCCGAGGTGATCGGCACGGCGATCGGCCTGCAATTGCTGTTCGGCCTGCCGCTCGCCGCCGGCGTCGTCGTCACCCTGCTGGACACTTTCCTGGTGCTCGCCTTCGAGCGCCTCGGCTTCCGCAAGATCGAGCTTTTCGTCGTCGCCATGCTGGGGATCATCGCGCTCGCCTTCGGCGGACAGCTGCTGCTGGCGCGGCCCGATCTCCATGAGGTCGCCGCCGGCCTCGTCCCCAGCCGCGCGCTGATCGAAAATCCCGAGATGCTCTATATCGGCCTCGGCATTCTCGGCGCGACGGTGATGCCGCACAATCTTTTCCTGCACTCTTATATCGTGCAGACGCGCGCCGTCGGCGCCAGCTCGGCCGAGAGGCGAGAGGCGATCGACTTCGCCATTTTCGACAGCTCGCTGGCGCTGCTCTTCGCGCTCGTCATCAATGGCTCGATTCTCGTGCTGGCGGCCGCCGTCTTCCACGCCTCCGGCCATACCGAGGTCGCCGAGCTCGGCCAAGCTTACACGCTGATCGCCCCGCTGCTCGGCGCGCCGATCGCCGCCAAGCTCTTCGCCATCGCCCTCATCGCCTGCGGGCTCAACTCCACCGTCACGGCGACGCTGGCCGGGCAGATCGTGATGGAAGGCTTTGTCGAGCTGCGCATGAAGCCCGCGCTTCGCCGTCTCGTGACGCGGCTCATCGCCATCGTCCCGGCCGTCGGCGTGACGCTGATCTCGGGCGAGCAGGCCACCGGCCGGCTGCTGGTGCTGAGCCAGGTAGTGCTGAGCTTCACTCTGCCCTTCGCCGTCGTGCCGCTGGTCTGGTTCACCGCCTCGCGCCGGCTGATGGGCGAGCTCGCAGCGCCGAGACGGTCCACCATCGTCGCCGCCGTCATCGCCGTCGCCATCATCGCGCTCAACGGCAAGCTGATCTTCGACGCGATCGCCGGCTGA
- the serA gene encoding phosphoglycerate dehydrogenase, which translates to MPKRVLVSDALSPAALDLFRSREIEADYRPELGKEPSALAAAIGAYDGLAIRSTTQVDKALLARAERLKVVGRAGVGVDNVDVPAATARGVIVMNTPFGNSITTAEHTMALMLALARQIPAADASTRAGKWEKSKFMGVELAGKTLGVIGCGNVGANVATRALGFSMRVIAYDPFLTEERAKRLGVEPVDLEQLLARADFITLHTPLTAKTRDLLNAQSLKKTKRGVRIINCARGGLVDEAALVAALDEGHVAGAALDVFETEPARENPLFSRPNIVCTPHLGASTVEAQEKVAVQIAEQMSDFLTRGAIVNAVNFPSIGAEEAPRLAPFVDLSEKLGSFLGQATDSPIERISVAYEGAAAQRNIAAMTAAAVAGVLRPALAEVNLVSALAIAKERAITIDEATRTGEGDYDSLIAISVKTRDGERTLAGSLFHDGRPRIVAADGVRVESEFSERMIFVSNADRPGFIGRFAGLLGAAGVNIATCALGRDRPGGSAVAIVATDEPAPRETLRDIAALPGVRFAATLQF; encoded by the coding sequence ATGCCCAAACGCGTGCTCGTTTCCGACGCGCTCTCGCCCGCAGCGCTCGATCTGTTCCGCTCCCGCGAGATAGAGGCGGATTATCGGCCGGAGCTCGGCAAGGAGCCGAGCGCGCTCGCCGCCGCCATCGGCGCCTATGACGGCCTCGCCATTCGCTCGACCACGCAAGTCGACAAGGCGCTGCTCGCGCGGGCCGAGCGGCTGAAGGTCGTCGGCCGCGCCGGCGTCGGCGTCGACAATGTCGATGTGCCCGCGGCGACGGCGCGCGGCGTGATCGTGATGAACACGCCCTTCGGCAATTCCATCACCACCGCCGAGCATACGATGGCGCTGATGCTGGCGCTGGCGCGGCAAATTCCCGCCGCCGACGCCTCCACCCGCGCCGGCAAGTGGGAGAAGAGCAAATTCATGGGCGTCGAGCTCGCCGGCAAGACGCTCGGCGTCATCGGCTGCGGCAATGTCGGCGCCAATGTCGCGACGCGCGCGCTCGGCTTCTCCATGCGCGTCATCGCCTATGATCCCTTCCTCACCGAGGAGCGCGCCAAACGGCTCGGCGTCGAGCCGGTCGATCTCGAACAGCTGCTGGCGCGCGCCGATTTCATCACGCTTCACACGCCGCTCACCGCCAAGACGCGCGATCTGCTGAACGCGCAATCTTTGAAGAAAACAAAGCGCGGCGTGCGCATCATCAATTGCGCGCGCGGCGGGCTCGTCGACGAGGCGGCGCTGGTCGCGGCGCTGGACGAGGGCCATGTCGCCGGCGCCGCGCTCGATGTGTTCGAGACCGAGCCGGCGCGCGAAAACCCGCTGTTCTCACGTCCCAATATCGTCTGCACGCCGCATCTCGGCGCCTCGACCGTAGAGGCGCAAGAGAAGGTCGCCGTGCAGATCGCCGAGCAAATGTCGGATTTTTTGACGCGCGGCGCGATCGTCAATGCGGTGAACTTCCCCTCGATCGGCGCTGAAGAGGCGCCGCGGCTCGCGCCTTTCGTCGATCTTTCCGAAAAGCTCGGCTCCTTCCTCGGCCAGGCGACGGATTCGCCGATCGAGCGCATCTCGGTCGCCTATGAGGGTGCGGCAGCGCAGCGCAATATCGCGGCGATGACCGCGGCCGCGGTCGCCGGCGTGCTGCGGCCGGCGCTGGCCGAGGTCAATCTCGTCTCGGCGCTCGCCATCGCCAAGGAGCGCGCGATCACGATCGACGAGGCGACGCGCACCGGCGAAGGCGATTATGATTCGCTGATCGCGATTTCGGTGAAGACGCGAGACGGAGAGAGGACGCTCGCCGGCTCGCTGTTCCACGACGGGCGGCCGCGAATCGTCGCCGCCGACGGCGTGCGCGTCGAATCGGAATTTTCCGAGCGGATGATCTTCGTCTCCAACGCCGACAGGCCCGGCTTCATCGGACGCTTCGCCGGCCTGCTCGGCGCCGCCGGCGTGAACATAGCCACTTGCGCGCTGGGGCGGGATCGGCCCGGCGGCTCCGCCGTCGCCATTGTCGCGACCGACGAGCCCGCGCCGCGCGAGACGCTGCGCGACATCGCAGCGCTTCCGGGCGTTCGCTTCGCGGCCACGCTGCAATTTTGA
- a CDS encoding tetratricopeptide repeat protein, translated as MIVFLQAIASTVGPRGRHRALLLALGAATVGSLAAGPAAAFDASEPRSIAAATQPLTIFKDPQAALRAGLESYHAGNTKKSVEALRYAADGGESLAQWKLGRMYADGDGVARDDAKAYSYFAKLVEHFADDEPSPRERLMAAGAFVAVGVYYLEGIAAAKIAPDAGRAFDLFRYAATYFGNADAQYNLARMYLDGNGVSKDARQAANWLDLAARKGHAPSQALLGHLMFNGEAGGPPQRARGLMYLTLAREAAGDRPTDQWIVELHSRALARASESDRKAAVAMLEYYLTRRD; from the coding sequence ATGATCGTGTTTCTCCAGGCGATTGCGTCGACGGTGGGGCCGCGCGGGCGTCATAGGGCGCTGCTTCTCGCGCTCGGCGCCGCGACGGTCGGCTCTCTCGCGGCAGGCCCCGCCGCCGCTTTCGACGCGTCGGAGCCGCGCTCCATCGCCGCCGCCACCCAGCCGCTGACCATCTTCAAGGATCCGCAGGCCGCTCTGCGCGCCGGCCTCGAGAGCTACCACGCCGGCAACACCAAAAAGTCGGTGGAGGCGCTGCGCTATGCGGCGGACGGCGGCGAGTCGCTGGCGCAATGGAAGCTCGGCCGCATGTACGCCGATGGCGACGGCGTCGCCCGCGACGACGCCAAGGCCTATTCCTATTTCGCCAAGCTGGTCGAGCATTTCGCCGATGACGAGCCGAGCCCGCGCGAGCGGCTGATGGCGGCCGGCGCCTTCGTGGCTGTCGGCGTCTATTATCTCGAGGGGATCGCCGCGGCGAAGATCGCGCCGGACGCCGGCCGCGCTTTCGATCTCTTCCGCTACGCCGCGACCTATTTCGGCAACGCCGACGCTCAATATAATCTCGCGCGCATGTATCTGGACGGCAATGGCGTCTCCAAGGACGCCCGTCAGGCCGCCAATTGGCTCGATCTCGCCGCGCGCAAGGGCCATGCGCCGTCGCAGGCGCTGCTCGGCCATCTGATGTTCAATGGCGAGGCCGGCGGTCCGCCGCAGCGCGCCCGCGGGCTCATGTATCTCACTCTGGCGCGCGAGGCCGCCGGCGATCGGCCGACCGATCAATGGATCGTCGAGCTGCATTCCCGCGCGCTGGCGCGGGCGAGCGAGTCGGACCGCAAGGCGGCCGTGGCCATGCTCGAATATTATCTGACGCGCCGGGACTAG